CGGCAACACTTTCTCTTTGTAGAGCTGTTGCAAGGCAGGCTGATAGGACGCGGTCGTCGTTTTCTTCGTTTCTTTAGTCATTTTTCTTACCTAGATTAAATGAGCGTTTCGTTGCATTTGCGGCAGACACGCACTTTTTCGCCATTTTCCAAAATTTGGATTTTGGGGGTCATGGCTTTTTTGCATTTACCGCAAACGACGGCGACATTGGAGGCGTCCAACGGAGCTTCCATCTTTTGAATGCCGCCCTGTTTATTTTGGGAAGGTTTCACATGTTTGGAAATCATGTTAATACCGACAACCGTTACTTGGTTTTTGGACGGATTGACAGATTTCACTTCCCCTTTCTTGCCTTTATCTTTACCGGACAAGATCAATACAGTATCGTTTTTCTTGACTTGCATTATACTACCTCCGGCGCCAAGGAGATGATTTTCAGGAAGTTCTT
The genomic region above belongs to Elusimicrobiaceae bacterium and contains:
- the rplX gene encoding 50S ribosomal protein L24 codes for the protein MQVKKNDTVLILSGKDKGKKGEVKSVNPSKNQVTVVGINMISKHVKPSQNKQGGIQKMEAPLDASNVAVVCGKCKKAMTPKIQILENGEKVRVCRKCNETLI